The Pseudomonas sp. MH9.2 genomic interval TAATTCGCAACTTCCCTTCTCACAATACGTTCTGTGGATTAAAGCTAGGAAGTCCCTGGGCCTTTACGCTCACCTCAACTGGATTCTGTTTGATGAATACGACTCGCCAGCTATGCCTCGTCTTGGGCGACCAATTATCTTTCGACCTTGCCTCACTGCAGGGTCTGGATAAGGAGAGCGATACGGTGCTCATGGTCGAGGTGATGGAAGAAGCTAGCCATGTCCCACATCATCCGCAAAAAATCACCCTGATCTTCAGTGCTATGCGCCATTTCGCCGAGGCTCTGCAGCAGCGTGGAATCCGAGTTCAATACGTCACCCTTGATGATCAGCAAAATAGCGGATCGGTGCCGAGCGAGTTACGCCGCTGGCAGGCACTCCTACAGCCAGATGAGCTACACATGACTGAATGCGGCGACTGGCGTTTGGAGCAATCAATCAAGGACTGCGGCTTAGCGATCGAATGGCATTCCGATACTCGCTTTCTCTGCACGCGCACCGAGTTCTCTAACTGGGCGAAAGGCAAAAAGCAGCTGCGCATGGAATTCTTTTACAGAGAGATGCGGCGCAAGAGCAGGTTATTACTCAATGGCGACGGCAGTCCGGTCGGGGGCGCTTGGAACTTTGATACAGAAAACCGCAAGGCATTACCAAGGGGAGTTAGGCCGCCTTCGCCTGCCCGCTTCACGCCCGACGCAATCACCCAGGATGTGCTTGCGTTGGTGGCAAGACACTTCACCAGCCACTATGGCACCCTCGACACGTTCGACTACCCGGTAACCCATGCGGAAGCTCAGGCCCTATGGGATTACTTCCTCGACTGGGGCATGGCAGCTTTCGGCGACTATCAAGACGCCATGGCCAGCGACGAGCCCTTTCTGTTTCATGCCCGTATAAGCGCTGCACTCAATATTGGCCTACTGGATCTTCGTCAGCTTTGCAGCGATGTGGAGTCAGCGTACTGGTCGGGCAGCATTGCACTCAATGCTGCCGAAGGCTTTATTCGCCAACTAATCGGCTGGCGGGAATATGTCCGGGGCGTCTACTGGCTGAAGATGCCTGACTACGCCAATGGC includes:
- a CDS encoding cryptochrome/photolyase family protein → MNTTRQLCLVLGDQLSFDLASLQGLDKESDTVLMVEVMEEASHVPHHPQKITLIFSAMRHFAEALQQRGIRVQYVTLDDQQNSGSVPSELRRWQALLQPDELHMTECGDWRLEQSIKDCGLAIEWHSDTRFLCTRTEFSNWAKGKKQLRMEFFYREMRRKSRLLLNGDGSPVGGAWNFDTENRKALPRGVRPPSPARFTPDAITQDVLALVARHFTSHYGTLDTFDYPVTHAEAQALWDYFLDWGMAAFGDYQDAMASDEPFLFHARISAALNIGLLDLRQLCSDVESAYWSGSIALNAAEGFIRQLIGWREYVRGVYWLKMPDYANGNVFGNTRSLPEFYWTGETKMNCMRQAISQSLEHAYAHHIQRLMVTGNFALLAGIIPSQICEWYLAIYMDAFDWVELPNTLGMVMHADGGYLGSKPYCASGQYIKRMSDYCRGCAYKVSESTTDDACPFNSLYWHFLMRHGDRLRGNQRMSMIYKNLDRMPEFKQQALWQRGQSLLAKLDGDESF